In Oleidesulfovibrio alaskensis DSM 16109, the genomic window TCATCTACATACTTCGTTTGATTTATTGCTGTCTGGATATCATCTAAAGATATGTCCTGCTCTTCTAAGCAATATTTCCTCTGCTTCACAAGGCGAATTGAATTGTATACAGCAGAATCATCAAATGCATATTCATACAAATGAAAAATACCATTTGTATATACTAAGAATACAGGACACACTTCTTTATATATCCTACCAGTCCAAAGAGCATACGGATAATAAAGCTGGCGAATAATAAAGTCGTTGGAAATTGAGTTCTTTGCTTCAATTAAAGCAAGCTTGCTTGCCCCTTCATACCCCGCATCGATTTCAACCTGAGAGTTACTCACATCAAGTTGATAACTAGAGAAATCATTTGCCGCTCGAACATTAAAAGAAAAATCGCCAGAACTCATGCGCCCGCTAATCGTAGGGAACATCATTTCTTCGCCAAGGAAGTCCTGAATAATCCCAGAACTATATGCACAATTAAGCGCAACAGCTTCACTAGAGATGTTTCCGGGTTGAATGCTTTCAATCACTTCAGGGAAGTTCACATATTCGACGGGAACAGAGTCACTATCTTCAAAAGGGTAATACGCTGCAAAACGGCCTAGAGCATATTGCCCTCGTGATACTGGTAAAATAGTGATGTCGTTCCGGCGAAAGATCTTGGGCAAGTTGTTTTCGTGGTCAAACTTCGCCATCAGGCGAGCCTCTCGGTACCTATTTATTTCCTCAGATCTTATGTAAAAGACACCATCGGTATCGATCCTCTCAAGAATTTTATGTTCTGCAAACAATTTTTCCCAAGCAACATCATTCTTCGTGCACATAGCTTACCTAGTTCTTTATCAACAGCTCCGCCACATCACCACGGCTATCAGCTCTTGAATTGATCGCCCGCTTTGCTTTCACAGGAATGACTTCGTAATCCCTGTATAATTCTTTAATGAATCGTGTGTCTGAGTTGGAAAGTAAAAATTTTGTTCCTTTTTTATTTAGCGCGTCACAAACGGCCTTTAAGCGCTCCTGCTCACTTCGGTCAAATCCACCCTTTGCGTAACCTGTAAAATTAGCACTACTTGAAACAGGATCGTAAGGAGGATCCAAGTACACGAAGTCCCCTCTTCCTGCAGATGCTAGAACTTCTTCAAAATCGGAGTTAAATATTTCAACATTGTTTTTTGAAAGATAGCTAGAAACAGCTTTGATATTTACTTCATTTACGATGTTTGGGTTTTTATACTTCCCAAAAGGCGCATTGAATTCGCCGGAATTATTCACTCTAAATAAACCATTAAAACAAGTTTTATTCAGAAAAATAATTCGAGAGGCGCGTTCTACGTCTGAAAGACGTGAGTAGACTTGCATGTCCCTATCTAGTGCACGGACTTCATAAAAATAGTCTTTCTCATTTCGATGTTTTTTTAAATCTTCAATTAACGCACAAGATCTGTCTCTAATTATTTTATATAAATTAATCAGTTCTCCATTAACGTCATTAATAACTGCCTTCTTGGGCTGTAAGTGGAAAAGAACAGCTCCGCCGCCAATAAATGGCTCAAAATAGCGATCAAATTTTTTGGGAATATATTTTTCTATGCTGGGTAATAGCTGCCGCTTTCCACCAACCCATTTAACGACAGGTGCTACCAACTTATTCTTTCTAATAGCCATACACTTCTCCCAATTCTCTAACTATCAACCGGCTTCGTCTCATGACCCAGTGGTAGCAATTCGCTGCTTGTATAGACTATCCTCAACAGGTGTCAAATCTTAGGCAACCAAGCGCCTCATAGGCAGAGCAACACCTGAGCGCCTACTCGCCTGGCTTGATGTCCACAACTTGTACTCCTCAGCAATACAGGCATAGTTTCATAGTACCGCGGGCAACAAAAAGCTGACAAATAACCACACATTTTATTGTTCTCCCCTTTGTGTCTTAACGCCTTCATTGAGGCCTCTTGTTAATATATGTTAACACGCGATAGAGTCAATTACTTAGAGGTTGGGAAAACTGGACCGAGAACTAAGGCTGACGTAAGAAGCTCTGCATC contains:
- a CDS encoding DNA adenine methylase, producing the protein MAIRKNKLVAPVVKWVGGKRQLLPSIEKYIPKKFDRYFEPFIGGGAVLFHLQPKKAVINDVNGELINLYKIIRDRSCALIEDLKKHRNEKDYFYEVRALDRDMQVYSRLSDVERASRIIFLNKTCFNGLFRVNNSGEFNAPFGKYKNPNIVNEVNIKAVSSYLSKNNVEIFNSDFEEVLASAGRGDFVYLDPPYDPVSSSANFTGYAKGGFDRSEQERLKAVCDALNKKGTKFLLSNSDTRFIKELYRDYEVIPVKAKRAINSRADSRGDVAELLIKN
- a CDS encoding type II restriction enzyme produces the protein MCTKNDVAWEKLFAEHKILERIDTDGVFYIRSEEINRYREARLMAKFDHENNLPKIFRRNDITILPVSRGQYALGRFAAYYPFEDSDSVPVEYVNFPEVIESIQPGNISSEAVALNCAYSSGIIQDFLGEEMMFPTISGRMSSGDFSFNVRAANDFSSYQLDVSNSQVEIDAGYEGASKLALIEAKNSISNDFIIRQLYYPYALWTGRIYKEVCPVFLVYTNGIFHLYEYAFDDSAVYNSIRLVKQRKYCLEEQDISLDDIQTAINQTKYVDEPKEYPFPQADSFERIINLCELLYDNQSLSKDETTTTYDFTPRQTQYYTSAGAYLGFINKEQTSAGVTYFLTEQGRKLFGLKHKQRQLAFVRAIVCHEVFAKTLLLYLKKADLPSKEEVVDVMKSSRLNNIDSESTYRRRASTVLSWCNWVLGLIH